Genomic DNA from Marinobacter sp. LV10MA510-1:
ATGCCGTTATCTCGACACACCTTGCCGTAACCAGAATAACCATCGGCTTGCAGTTAGTCACCGCTGTTCTGCACTTCGCGCATCAGGTTGATCAGCGGTTTGAACACGTCATCCAGAAGGATAATCCAGTGTGCCATGCTGGTGCGGCTGATCTCGTGCCCCAGGCGTTTGAGCATGTGCTCCAGACGATACAGAGGCAGGCCATCATAGTGCTTGGGTCTGGCAAACGCATTCTCGACCAGGTGTCTGAGCTTATACAAATGCCGGTCGAGCCCCTTGTTTCCCTTTATCGAGTTTTTCCTTCTGGGGATAATAACGCTCATTTCGAGGGCTTCTGCCTCAGCGCGTATCGTCTGACTATCGTATCCTTTTCATACATAGCGGCCATCAATGAAGACCCACTTCAGGTCCGAGTCGGTTGTCAGCCCACTAAAGAGTTTTTTCCAGATGCCTTTTTTCGACCAGTGATTGAACGCATTGTAGATGGAATTCCACTTGCCGAAATGCTCTGGCAGATCTCTTCATGGTATGCCAGTACGCATTCTGAACAGAATACCTTCGACTGTCCTGCGCAGGCCTGCCCTGTCATAGAGGCTGAATTGAAGCAATATTTCTCTCAGCTTGGACCAAAGCTCCTCTGTGAGCATGTACCTGGGCATTGCGGGCTCGTATGATTGTTGTTTCGGAACTTCATTATACGAGCTTGCTATTACCTTTCAAAGACTTACGAGCAATTGTCAACAGCCCCTAGCAACGCTTAAAAACACCTCATTTTGTCGTGTGATTGCTTTATTCGGGCCCACGCCCGCAAATCTACGCCCATGGTCTACTGGTTGCGTGACGGAAACGGCCTAAAGTGGTTAACAAATACATTAAGAATAAACACTGACACAGTGAGGTGGAGTTAATGGACTACAACGCAGAATTTACACGCTCGATCAGCAGGCCGGACGATTTCTGGCGTGAAAAGGCCGCCGACATCGAATGGATTACATTTCCGCACACCATCTGGCAGGCCAAAGACAACGGCCACGGCGACTGGTTTACTGATGGCGAGTTGAACACCAGCGACATTGCTCTGGACGCCAACCTTCGCGCTGGCCGTGGTGAACAAACCGCACTGATTTACGACTCACCGGTGACCAATACCCAGAAAAGCTACACCTACAATCAGCTGACCGATGAAGTCGCGCGTTTTGCCGGCGCCCTGAAAGCCCGCGGCATTGAAAAAGGCGATCGCGTGGTTATTTACATGCCGATGATCCCTCAGGCGGTGATTGCGATGCTGGGCTGCGCCCGTATTGGCGCGGTTCATTCGGTGGTGTTTGGCGGCTTTGCGGCCCACGAACTGGCCGTTCGCATTGACGATGCAACGCCCAAGGCCCTGATTACCGCGTCCTGCGGCATCGAAGTCAGCAAAGTGATTGCCTACAAGCCGCTGGTGGATAAGGCTCTGGAGCAGGCGAAACACAAACCTGAGCTGTGTGTTGTGTATCAGCGCCCGGAAGCACTGGCCAGCCTGCAAAGCCCCAGAGATGTGGACTGGAACGACCTGACCCGCAACGCCGAACCGGCTGCCCCGGTAGCCGTTAAATCGACTGATCCTCTGTACATTCTTTACACCTCCGGCACCACCGGCAAACCCAAAGGTGTGGTGCGGGATAACGGCGGCCACGCGGTGGCACTAAAATACAGCATGAAGCTGGTTTACGACGCCAGCCCCGGTGATGTGTTCTGGACCGCCTCGGATGTGGGCTGGGTAGTTGGCCACAGCTATATTGTTTACGCGCCGCTGTTTGCCGGCTGCACCACCGTACTGTACGAAGGCAAACCGGTTCGCACCCCCGACGCCGGTGGTTTCTGGCGCGTGGTTCAGGATCACAAGGTGAATATTCTGTTTACCGCCCCAACCGCATTCCGCGCGGTGCGCAAAGAAGATCCGGAAGCGGATTTTTTAAAGAAATACGACATCAGCTCGCTGAAACGCATCTACCTGGCCGGCGAGCGTCTGGACCCGGCCACCTATGACTGGCTGCGTGAGCATACCCACTTGCCCGTGCTCGACCACTGGTGGCAAACCGAGACTGGTTGGGCCATCTGCTGTAACCCCGCCGGTATTGAAATGATGACCACTAAGCCGGGTTCCGCCACTATGCCATCCCCCGGCTACGATGTTCAGATAGTCGATATACGCGGCAATCAGATGCCGGCGGGTGAACAGGGCCAGATCGCGATAAAACTGCCACTGCCGCCGGGCTGTCTGCAAACCGTCTGGGGCGATGACACGCGCTTCCGCGAAAGTTATCTTGACGCTATTCCCGGCTTTTACAGCACCGGTGATGGCGGCTTTGAAGATGAAGATGGTTATATCTTCGTTATGGGCCGCACCGACGACGTGATTAACGTAGCCGGCCACCGGTTATCTACCGGTGAAATGGAAGAAGTAGTGTCGTCTCACCCGGCGGTCGCTGAATGCTGCGTGGTAGGTGCTCATGACGAAATGAAAGGCCAGATTCCGATCGGGCTGGTGCTGATTAAAGACGGCGCCACCATTGACCATGACGAACTGGAAGATGAACTGGTAGAAATGATGCGTGACAAAATCGGCGCCATCGCCTGCTTTAAACGGGCCATGGTGGTTGACCGCTTACCAAAAACGCGTTCTGGCAAGATTCTGCGCCGGGTGATACGCCAGATTGCAGACGGCGAAGCCTACAACGTGCCAAGCACCATTGATGATCCGTCCATTCTGGAAGAAATCAGCGACCAGTTCCGGCCTCGGTGAATATTTCAAAACAGCGCCCGAAAGGGCGTTGACGGCGCCTTTGTCGGGTCTATACTGGGATGGCAGTACCAAAACCCCTACCGGGGAAAATCAGAAAAAGCT
This window encodes:
- a CDS encoding propionyl-CoA synthetase, producing MDYNAEFTRSISRPDDFWREKAADIEWITFPHTIWQAKDNGHGDWFTDGELNTSDIALDANLRAGRGEQTALIYDSPVTNTQKSYTYNQLTDEVARFAGALKARGIEKGDRVVIYMPMIPQAVIAMLGCARIGAVHSVVFGGFAAHELAVRIDDATPKALITASCGIEVSKVIAYKPLVDKALEQAKHKPELCVVYQRPEALASLQSPRDVDWNDLTRNAEPAAPVAVKSTDPLYILYTSGTTGKPKGVVRDNGGHAVALKYSMKLVYDASPGDVFWTASDVGWVVGHSYIVYAPLFAGCTTVLYEGKPVRTPDAGGFWRVVQDHKVNILFTAPTAFRAVRKEDPEADFLKKYDISSLKRIYLAGERLDPATYDWLREHTHLPVLDHWWQTETGWAICCNPAGIEMMTTKPGSATMPSPGYDVQIVDIRGNQMPAGEQGQIAIKLPLPPGCLQTVWGDDTRFRESYLDAIPGFYSTGDGGFEDEDGYIFVMGRTDDVINVAGHRLSTGEMEEVVSSHPAVAECCVVGAHDEMKGQIPIGLVLIKDGATIDHDELEDELVEMMRDKIGAIACFKRAMVVDRLPKTRSGKILRRVIRQIADGEAYNVPSTIDDPSILEEISDQFRPR